A genomic stretch from Erysipelothrix sp. HDW6C includes:
- a CDS encoding endonuclease MutS2 has product MNNISSRLEFDKVLERIAFHASFSLGKERVLETEPSFSALIVRRDLARAKDALQLVITNGGVSFAGITDVSYPLGFAGKGGVLGVDEIVDVGRFLQGIERLKKQFKTVEGSYPALEDLFESLVINESLLKHIEHAFGEQGEVLDRASSELSSIRRSISSLEANIEKQTQDFLVKNKAMLSEAVVSLQHGRKTFLIKPSEKNKMDGTIYGESASGQSIYFEPAFLSRLQNELQSLRHREADEIERICREASMRIAEDADQLEADLETVAILDAIFAKAEWGKRNDAVVATLTTDTLKLVKARHPLIDPKTVVANTYELSPPHKMILISGPNTGGKSVSLKTIGLSLMLALSGCPICAEEAQVMLVDQIFVDIGDQQSIEKSLSSFSAHMQTMTTVSERATAKSIVLLDELGSQTDPLEGESLSMAILDHFREVGCWVVATTHFSRLKKYGTQHDNILIASVEFDLQNLKPTYRYRENIMGESNAFAIAKRLGLNGDIIDQAFKYKQEGQYEADHLLEILETKIKEQDDLKEALNRREQEIADMRESVEVERVQLEREFVQKREQMIEENEQYLETMLQEAEKQLEVLNKTNRPDVRQKAVKEIQSMQREIVDETIKVGDRVQLKSTNQVGVVDSIEKKTAYVTIGSLKVSVDLNKLTRVAGPAKKVKPKPQRSHSVSAHSSFKTELNLIGMRVAEAIPQIDKFIDDAIVNKVYQFRIIHGHGTGQLRNAVHDRLRRNKSVASFELGSLGEGGTGATVVKLKQ; this is encoded by the coding sequence ATGAATAATATATCGTCTCGACTCGAGTTCGATAAAGTCTTGGAAAGGATTGCATTTCATGCATCCTTTTCGTTGGGTAAGGAGAGGGTACTCGAAACAGAGCCTTCTTTTTCTGCTTTAATTGTACGCCGAGATCTCGCCCGTGCTAAAGATGCACTGCAATTGGTTATCACAAATGGTGGTGTTTCATTTGCGGGAATTACTGATGTAAGCTATCCGCTTGGATTTGCTGGCAAAGGTGGCGTACTTGGTGTTGATGAAATCGTTGATGTGGGAAGATTCCTACAAGGCATTGAACGATTGAAGAAACAATTTAAAACAGTAGAAGGCAGTTATCCAGCCTTAGAAGACCTTTTCGAAAGTCTTGTCATTAATGAATCATTGCTTAAGCATATCGAACATGCATTTGGTGAGCAAGGCGAAGTCTTAGATCGTGCGAGTTCTGAATTGAGTTCAATCCGACGTTCTATTTCATCGCTGGAAGCCAATATTGAAAAACAAACTCAGGATTTCCTTGTTAAAAACAAAGCGATGTTAAGTGAAGCTGTTGTTTCACTCCAACATGGTCGCAAAACATTCTTGATCAAGCCTTCTGAGAAAAATAAAATGGATGGAACAATTTATGGTGAATCGGCCAGTGGTCAATCAATCTATTTTGAACCGGCCTTTTTATCGCGTTTACAAAATGAGTTGCAAAGCCTTCGCCATCGTGAAGCGGATGAAATTGAACGTATCTGTCGCGAAGCATCGATGCGAATTGCCGAAGATGCGGACCAACTTGAAGCTGACTTGGAAACCGTTGCAATACTTGATGCTATTTTTGCCAAGGCAGAATGGGGGAAACGCAATGATGCAGTTGTAGCGACTTTAACCACCGATACACTAAAACTTGTTAAAGCACGCCACCCTTTGATTGATCCCAAAACAGTCGTAGCGAATACATACGAATTGTCACCACCCCATAAAATGATTTTAATCAGTGGGCCTAATACAGGTGGAAAGTCAGTCTCTCTTAAGACTATTGGTCTTTCATTGATGCTGGCCCTTTCAGGGTGTCCAATTTGTGCAGAAGAAGCACAAGTGATGCTGGTCGATCAAATTTTTGTTGATATCGGAGATCAGCAGTCTATTGAAAAGTCGCTGTCATCATTCTCAGCACATATGCAAACCATGACAACGGTAAGTGAGCGTGCTACGGCGAAGTCTATCGTCTTGCTTGATGAACTTGGCTCACAAACAGATCCTCTTGAAGGCGAAAGTCTTTCAATGGCGATTCTTGATCACTTCCGCGAGGTTGGATGCTGGGTTGTTGCAACAACACACTTTTCACGATTGAAGAAGTATGGAACCCAACATGATAATATTCTGATTGCAAGTGTGGAATTTGACTTGCAAAACCTGAAGCCAACATACCGCTACCGTGAGAACATCATGGGAGAGTCCAATGCATTCGCAATTGCAAAACGTTTGGGTCTTAATGGTGATATCATTGATCAAGCCTTTAAGTACAAACAAGAAGGGCAATATGAAGCGGATCATCTTTTAGAAATTCTTGAAACGAAAATTAAAGAACAAGATGACCTTAAAGAAGCACTGAATCGACGTGAGCAAGAAATTGCTGACATGAGAGAATCAGTGGAGGTTGAACGTGTACAGTTGGAACGTGAGTTTGTGCAGAAGCGTGAACAAATGATTGAAGAGAATGAGCAATACCTCGAAACAATGCTTCAAGAGGCTGAGAAGCAATTGGAAGTTCTCAATAAGACAAACCGTCCCGATGTCCGTCAAAAAGCAGTTAAAGAAATTCAATCAATGCAACGGGAAATTGTTGATGAAACCATTAAAGTAGGGGATCGTGTTCAATTGAAATCAACCAATCAAGTCGGAGTGGTTGACAGTATTGAGAAGAAAACAGCCTATGTTACCATTGGTTCACTTAAGGTCAGTGTTGATTTGAATAAGTTAACTCGCGTTGCAGGACCTGCAAAGAAAGTAAAACCGAAACCACAACGTTCCCATTCAGTCAGCGCTCACTCATCATTTAAGACAGAGTTGAATTTGATTGGAATGCGGGTGGCAGAAGCAATTCCGCAAATCGATAAGTTTATCGATGATGCAATTGTAAACAAAGTGTATCAATTTAGAATCATTCACGGACACGGGACTGGCCAACTGCGAAATGCAGTCCATGACCGTTTACGCCGCAATAAAAGTGTTGCATCCTTTGAGTTAGGCTCATTGGGTGAAGGTGGAACAGGAGCTACAGTTGTAAAACTCAAACAATAA
- the uvrC gene encoding excinuclease ABC subunit UvrC, producing MKSKTVEEKLALLPTEPGCYMMKDKNGEIIYVGKAKKLKNRVSSYFVGAHDYKTTKMVAQIADFDIIITSTEKESLILEINLIKEHRPRFNILFMDDKSYPYLKVSRTGKPEVIVSRDKKHSPKFVYFGPYPDATAAREMASVLNDSIPSDDGTLLPNTQAIYASFNRTQKKYTEAELNDWRQNVISILNGNSKAFFDELERKMHEASHDMNFELAQNYKDKLQAIEYISDRQQVQFSRNEHFDMFHYAYYQGYIAIVGLFVRAGRLLERSMAVEASLEEPEDAFVSFIAQYYQHQPKSKQIYVPESINNEDVSMVIGAPVSYAQRGKKRALLEIAAKNAQQQLDDQFQLLRARQQFKDEALVRLSSVLGFTETIHRIEVFDNSHISGTFAVSACVVFDDGEPNKSQYRRYRLNQGNDDVASMKEVLYRRYFRILKEGGIFPDLILVDGGKPQLNAALEIMDMLDLDITVAGLVKDDRHRTHALLRSDGKEIDIDKSSSLFALMTHMQDEVHRYVIGYHRLLRKKAMTKSILDEVPGLGPKRQKQLYKEFGSLRGIRNASKETLKTILPSEVAEELYDIIHIDWDDYNEKN from the coding sequence ATGAAAAGTAAAACAGTTGAAGAAAAATTAGCGCTCTTACCAACAGAACCTGGGTGCTACATGATGAAGGACAAAAATGGGGAAATCATTTATGTCGGTAAAGCCAAAAAGCTTAAAAACCGCGTGAGTTCCTATTTTGTGGGTGCTCATGATTATAAGACTACAAAAATGGTTGCTCAGATTGCTGATTTTGACATCATCATTACTTCAACTGAGAAAGAATCACTCATTCTAGAAATTAATTTAATTAAAGAACACAGGCCGCGTTTCAACATTCTCTTTATGGATGATAAATCATATCCCTATTTGAAAGTTAGCCGAACAGGGAAACCTGAGGTCATTGTATCCCGTGATAAGAAACATTCACCGAAATTTGTTTATTTTGGACCCTATCCTGATGCAACTGCTGCACGTGAGATGGCCAGTGTGCTCAATGATTCAATTCCAAGTGATGATGGGACTCTTTTGCCCAATACTCAGGCCATATATGCGAGTTTTAATCGTACGCAAAAGAAATATACCGAAGCAGAACTTAATGATTGGCGTCAAAATGTCATCAGTATCTTAAATGGAAATTCGAAGGCTTTTTTTGATGAACTTGAGCGTAAAATGCATGAAGCGAGTCATGACATGAATTTTGAACTTGCCCAAAACTACAAAGATAAGTTGCAAGCAATTGAGTATATTAGTGATCGTCAACAAGTGCAGTTCAGTCGCAACGAACACTTTGATATGTTTCATTATGCATATTATCAAGGGTACATTGCGATTGTCGGATTATTCGTGCGTGCGGGGCGTCTTTTGGAACGAAGTATGGCAGTTGAAGCAAGTCTGGAAGAGCCAGAGGATGCATTTGTATCTTTTATTGCTCAGTACTACCAGCATCAACCGAAATCAAAGCAGATATACGTTCCCGAGTCGATAAATAATGAAGACGTTTCGATGGTCATCGGTGCACCCGTTAGTTATGCTCAACGCGGAAAAAAACGAGCCCTCCTCGAAATTGCTGCCAAAAATGCCCAGCAACAATTGGATGATCAATTCCAGTTACTGCGGGCTCGTCAACAATTTAAAGATGAAGCATTGGTTCGTTTGAGTTCTGTTCTTGGATTCACAGAAACAATTCACCGTATTGAAGTATTTGATAACTCACACATATCGGGAACCTTTGCTGTTTCAGCATGCGTTGTATTTGATGATGGTGAACCCAATAAGTCTCAATACCGCCGTTATCGCTTGAATCAAGGAAATGATGATGTTGCATCCATGAAGGAAGTCTTATACCGTCGCTATTTTAGAATCTTAAAAGAAGGTGGAATCTTCCCAGATTTAATTCTTGTTGATGGTGGAAAACCACAACTGAATGCTGCCTTAGAAATCATGGACATGCTGGACTTAGATATTACTGTCGCAGGTCTTGTTAAAGATGACAGACACCGCACCCATGCTCTTTTGCGAAGCGATGGTAAAGAGATCGACATTGATAAGAGTTCGTCGCTATTCGCGCTTATGACACACATGCAAGACGAGGTGCATCGTTATGTTATTGGATACCACCGTCTGCTCCGTAAAAAGGCAATGACAAAATCAATTCTTGATGAGGTACCCGGTCTGGGACCCAAGCGACAAAAACAACTCTACAAAGAGTTTGGATCATTACGAGGGATTCGCAATGCAAGTAAAGAAACTTTAAAAACAATCCTTCCAAGTGAAGTTGCCGAAGAACTTTATGATATAATTCATATAGATTGGGATGATTACAATGAAAAAAATTGA
- the murI gene encoding glutamate racemase: protein MKKIETLGVFDSGLGGYSVYQDLRHAFPKLNMVLYADQKNAPYGNRSHEAITELARQAMQWFLGKGIEDVLIACNTVSAVALDTLRHDFPTLNIYGIIELTVSQIVPSDDGVVGVVSTKATYDSKAYERNLKSIGQQHVQSMSLDQLVPIIEGMESADAYLEVMLPKLGNITHLILACTHYPLVTDAFQKYTTAIILDSQQPIRDMLRPVINETQGMCEIYTTGDPQAMKKQLFKLFNSKESVRGI from the coding sequence ATGAAAAAAATTGAGACTCTGGGTGTGTTTGATTCCGGATTGGGTGGGTATAGTGTTTATCAGGATTTGCGCCACGCTTTTCCGAAATTAAACATGGTACTCTATGCAGACCAAAAAAATGCACCGTATGGCAATCGAAGCCATGAAGCCATTACCGAACTTGCTCGCCAAGCAATGCAGTGGTTCTTAGGAAAAGGAATCGAAGATGTGCTCATTGCATGTAATACTGTATCTGCTGTTGCTTTAGATACACTGCGTCACGATTTCCCGACACTCAATATTTATGGGATTATTGAATTAACGGTCTCACAAATTGTGCCGAGCGATGATGGTGTAGTTGGTGTTGTATCGACGAAAGCAACATACGATTCCAAAGCGTATGAGCGTAATTTGAAATCTATTGGGCAACAGCATGTTCAATCAATGTCGCTTGATCAATTGGTGCCGATTATTGAAGGCATGGAATCTGCCGATGCGTATCTGGAAGTAATGTTACCGAAACTGGGAAATATCACACACCTGATTCTTGCGTGTACTCACTATCCGTTGGTTACAGACGCGTTCCAAAAATATACCACTGCAATAATTTTAGACTCCCAACAACCGATACGCGATATGTTACGTCCTGTTATCAATGAAACACAAGGTATGTGTGAAATTTATACAACTGGGGATCCCCAAGCGATGAAAAAACAACTGTTCAAGCTCTTTAACTCAAAAGAAAGTGTGCGAGGTATTTAG
- a CDS encoding metallophosphoesterase family protein, translating to MEFIVVSDNHGKTAELEAILALYPNAAGFIHCGDSEMNPKDLTSFHVVTGNNDYYYTFPDELVVDFEGVRIYFTHSHKLRFGKTIEDLVARAKAKNCTIACYGHTHRFDDSVVDGIQIINPGSLYYNRDGSQPSYARVVVDAGKITVEKLFARDL from the coding sequence ATGGAATTTATAGTCGTAAGTGATAATCATGGAAAGACAGCTGAACTTGAAGCAATCCTAGCGCTATACCCAAATGCTGCAGGATTTATTCATTGTGGAGATAGTGAGATGAATCCCAAAGATCTTACAAGTTTTCATGTGGTAACAGGTAACAACGATTACTACTACACATTTCCAGATGAACTTGTTGTTGATTTTGAAGGGGTGCGTATCTATTTTACGCACAGCCACAAATTAAGATTTGGGAAAACAATCGAAGATTTGGTTGCCCGTGCTAAAGCGAAAAATTGCACGATTGCCTGCTATGGGCATACACACCGTTTTGATGATAGTGTTGTAGATGGGATTCAAATCATCAACCCAGGATCACTTTATTACAATCGCGATGGCAGCCAACCAAGTTATGCTCGCGTTGTCGTTGATGCGGGTAAAATAACCGTAGAAAAACTATTTGCAAGAGATTTGTAA
- a CDS encoding amidohydrolase/deacetylase family metallohydrolase, with protein MLHLINGQTLNNEPIEVLVDNETIVAIAPKIEGDYEEVYDLQGRFISAGWIDMHTHCYERFDLYYDDADEVGYKTGVTSVVDAGTTGADDIDQFYQDSQSKITRVFALLNISKLGIKQQDELSDMHNIDDARVADVLKRYPHFVIGLKARMSASVIGNNGIKPLDRAKTMNRLHQVPLMVHIGSNPPLLVEILERLEAGDIVTHIFNGKDNGILNEFGKVRHEVIDAHNRGVIFDIGHGRDSFDFDVAQQAFKECVFCDTISSDIYHENRKRGPVYDLATTMNKMLTIGYSPIDVISMVTSVPARVMHLNHLGLLEKGKTADITIFTLDTLNQQLVDSNGSTRETTHGFKPVGVVVKGKVYEL; from the coding sequence ATGCTTCACTTAATAAATGGACAAACCTTAAACAACGAACCAATCGAGGTTCTCGTTGACAATGAAACCATTGTTGCCATAGCACCCAAAATTGAAGGTGACTACGAAGAAGTTTATGATTTACAAGGACGCTTTATTTCTGCTGGTTGGATTGATATGCATACCCATTGTTATGAACGATTTGATTTGTACTACGACGATGCAGATGAGGTAGGATATAAAACAGGTGTAACGAGTGTTGTTGATGCTGGAACGACTGGTGCTGATGATATTGATCAATTCTATCAAGATTCACAAAGTAAGATTACCCGAGTATTTGCACTTTTGAATATTTCAAAGCTTGGAATCAAGCAGCAGGATGAATTATCGGACATGCATAACATTGATGACGCACGTGTTGCGGATGTATTAAAACGTTATCCTCATTTTGTGATTGGACTTAAGGCAAGAATGAGTGCCTCGGTCATTGGAAATAATGGGATTAAACCACTCGATCGTGCAAAGACAATGAATCGTTTGCATCAAGTCCCACTTATGGTTCACATTGGTTCAAATCCCCCGCTCTTAGTTGAAATTCTTGAGCGATTGGAGGCTGGAGACATTGTAACCCATATTTTCAATGGGAAGGACAATGGCATTCTTAATGAATTTGGAAAAGTTCGTCACGAGGTAATCGATGCACACAATCGGGGTGTAATCTTTGATATCGGTCACGGACGAGACAGTTTTGATTTTGATGTCGCACAACAAGCATTTAAAGAATGTGTGTTTTGCGATACAATAAGTAGTGACATATATCATGAGAATCGAAAAAGAGGACCGGTATACGATCTTGCCACAACCATGAACAAAATGTTAACCATTGGATACAGTCCAATTGATGTAATCTCTATGGTAACCTCAGTGCCAGCACGTGTGATGCATTTGAATCACTTGGGTTTGCTTGAAAAAGGAAAGACTGCGGATATTACCATATTTACGTTGGACACACTGAACCAGCAATTGGTTGATTCAAATGGATCCACACGAGAGACAACCCATGGGTTCAAACCAGTTGGAGTTGTCGTGAAAGGGAAGGTGTACGAGTTATGA
- a CDS encoding DgaE family pyridoxal phosphate-dependent ammonia lyase, which yields MSQTLREKLKLNQVINASGKMTILGGSKLQKHVLDAMNDGAGNFYVIADLMDAANTYLSDLYGLPNAWIVSSASSGIAQSVGAAIAKDNYNAIMNPYLSTLTKREIVIAKGHIVDYGTSIEVPIRMGGGAIVEVGYANACTLEQFAAGINENTAALLYVKSHHAVQKGMPSVSQIVALGNERKIPVIVDAAAEGDLKHYIDLGADAVIYSGTKTFEGPTSGVVVVKDTFLPYLKLQGKGIGRVMKVGKEGVFGLLGALEAYAHAKPESIASQIERMTPFIDAVNKIEGIHAKPIQDGAGRPIMRIEIAFDLPLDAVSIREHLKSGNPQIYTRDYRANEGFLEIDIRDVTGDDLNTIEQRLRTITKGE from the coding sequence ATGAGTCAAACACTACGTGAGAAGTTAAAACTCAATCAAGTTATTAATGCATCTGGGAAAATGACAATTTTGGGCGGTTCAAAACTCCAAAAACACGTATTAGATGCGATGAATGATGGTGCTGGAAACTTTTATGTTATTGCAGATTTAATGGATGCTGCCAATACATATTTGAGTGACCTTTACGGATTGCCAAATGCATGGATTGTTTCCTCAGCATCTTCTGGTATTGCACAAAGTGTGGGTGCAGCAATTGCGAAAGACAATTACAATGCAATTATGAATCCCTACTTAAGCACACTCACAAAACGAGAAATTGTGATTGCGAAGGGTCATATCGTTGACTACGGAACCTCAATTGAAGTTCCAATCCGTATGGGTGGTGGTGCTATTGTTGAAGTGGGATATGCAAATGCATGTACGCTTGAACAATTTGCAGCGGGAATCAATGAAAATACGGCAGCATTGCTGTATGTGAAATCTCACCATGCCGTTCAAAAAGGAATGCCATCAGTGTCTCAAATTGTTGCATTGGGAAATGAGCGCAAGATCCCTGTGATTGTTGATGCGGCTGCAGAAGGCGATCTCAAACATTATATTGATTTGGGAGCAGATGCCGTTATTTACAGCGGTACCAAAACATTTGAAGGCCCAACATCGGGTGTTGTCGTTGTTAAGGACACATTCCTTCCTTATCTCAAATTACAAGGAAAAGGAATTGGACGGGTAATGAAGGTTGGTAAGGAAGGTGTGTTTGGATTGCTGGGTGCTTTGGAAGCTTATGCACATGCAAAGCCAGAATCCATTGCGTCTCAAATTGAACGTATGACTCCGTTCATCGATGCAGTAAATAAAATTGAGGGCATTCATGCGAAACCAATTCAAGATGGGGCAGGGCGCCCAATTATGCGCATCGAAATTGCGTTTGATTTGCCTTTGGACGCTGTATCGATTCGCGAACACTTAAAATCGGGCAATCCGCAAATATACACGCGTGATTATCGCGCCAATGAAGGATTTTTGGAAATTGATATCCGCGATGTTACCGGAGATGACTTAAATACAATTGAGCAACGATTGCGTACAATTACAAAAGGAGAATGA
- a CDS encoding KDGP aldolase family protein, with translation MNLKAKYFNDRVCLNVLTNSVENAKAIYDASEGHVLVGILSKNYPSVDEAVTDMKRYQDVIDNAISVGLGAGDPGQWKMVAEISQIIQPQHINQACTATGYTRALVGQEETIINSMISPSGRVGYVNMATGILSREQTPTEVPVRTAIQMIKEMGANSIKFFPMKGLSTRDEYVEVCKAVAELDFMMEPTGGIDLDNFEEIVQIALDAGVKRVIPHVYSSIIDAETGATRIEDVEALYEIIKKIA, from the coding sequence ATGAACTTAAAAGCAAAATACTTTAATGACCGCGTTTGCCTGAACGTACTGACAAATTCAGTTGAGAATGCAAAAGCAATTTACGATGCATCAGAAGGGCACGTACTTGTTGGAATTTTATCGAAGAACTATCCATCGGTCGATGAGGCTGTTACAGATATGAAACGTTACCAAGATGTTATTGATAATGCAATTTCAGTTGGTTTGGGTGCAGGGGATCCTGGGCAATGGAAAATGGTCGCTGAGATATCTCAAATAATTCAACCACAACACATCAACCAAGCTTGTACGGCAACGGGATATACCCGAGCACTTGTTGGACAAGAAGAGACAATAATTAACAGTATGATTTCGCCATCAGGACGTGTAGGCTACGTAAACATGGCAACAGGAATTCTAAGTCGAGAACAAACCCCGACTGAAGTCCCGGTTCGTACAGCCATCCAAATGATTAAAGAAATGGGTGCAAACTCCATTAAGTTCTTTCCTATGAAAGGACTAAGTACACGTGATGAATATGTGGAAGTTTGTAAAGCTGTTGCGGAACTTGACTTTATGATGGAACCAACGGGAGGGATCGATTTGGATAATTTCGAAGAAATTGTTCAAATTGCGCTTGATGCTGGTGTAAAGCGTGTTATTCCTCATGTTTACTCATCAATCATTGATGCAGAAACCGGTGCGACACGCATTGAGGATGTCGAAGCTTTGTACGAAATTATTAAGAAGATTGCATAA
- a CDS encoding sugar kinase: protein MTKIVAFGEVMLRLMPEGHKELTQTHHLNAMYTGTGVNILAGLYQLGYQAALLTCLPDNRVGFAAASSLRALGIHDDLVFYEGNHLGAYFLEMGFGSRSSKVTYMNRTHSSFALADYSNLDYDSILNGIDALHVCGIAFINDTTFDAALNLALEARRRSIEVIFDCNFRPSLWDDRKLADSQAMYDAMLAQATIVFAGIQDATKLTSIKEIKSNAEALSHFRNHYGIKTLFGTNRSDNRLQGFMINDNGYTESKWYTLDVLDRIGAGDGFATGAIYTQFETYSDKDAVEFACAAGVLAHTIHGDSFILSKSDIENVVNNTIPDVIR from the coding sequence ATGACAAAGATCGTTGCTTTCGGTGAGGTGATGTTGCGACTGATGCCAGAAGGTCATAAAGAACTCACTCAGACTCACCATTTAAATGCGATGTATACCGGAACGGGTGTCAACATACTTGCGGGTTTGTATCAATTAGGGTATCAGGCTGCGCTTTTGACGTGTTTGCCAGATAACCGTGTCGGCTTTGCTGCTGCAAGCAGTTTACGTGCCTTAGGAATTCATGATGACCTTGTGTTCTACGAAGGAAATCATTTAGGAGCTTATTTCTTGGAGATGGGTTTTGGTTCTCGTTCTTCAAAAGTAACGTATATGAATCGAACTCACAGTTCTTTTGCACTGGCAGATTACAGTAATTTAGATTATGATTCGATCTTGAACGGAATTGATGCATTGCATGTTTGTGGCATTGCTTTCATTAATGATACGACATTTGATGCTGCACTAAATCTTGCGCTTGAAGCAAGACGCCGGAGTATTGAGGTTATCTTTGATTGCAATTTTAGACCCTCATTATGGGATGATCGCAAACTTGCTGACTCGCAAGCTATGTACGATGCAATGTTAGCACAAGCTACGATTGTCTTTGCAGGAATTCAAGATGCTACCAAGCTGACATCCATAAAGGAAATAAAGAGTAATGCTGAAGCGCTTAGCCATTTCCGCAATCATTATGGAATCAAAACCCTCTTTGGTACCAATCGCAGCGATAATCGATTGCAAGGATTTATGATCAATGACAATGGTTATACTGAAAGCAAATGGTACACACTGGATGTATTAGATCGTATTGGGGCTGGAGATGGTTTTGCGACCGGTGCAATTTACACACAATTCGAGACGTACTCTGATAAAGATGCAGTTGAATTTGCATGTGCAGCGGGCGTGCTTGCACATACAATTCATGGTGATAGCTTTATATTATCAAAAAGCGATATTGAAAATGTTGTCAACAACACAATACCAGATGTAATTAGATAG
- a CDS encoding G5 domain-containing protein — protein sequence MTKRTLWICIITIMVLTLDFTVSGSVKGNVDKPNTVQALERDGTEDVSSKKSDKANVPVKNESGTPAVSHVKHAVEKRVEEKLIQETFAYETEYRDDETLAKGETRIVQAGVAGIVDVRYRDYYENNVFVGTEVVSREISEEAIPEILLVGTKEGVVEPAPTTGELDLTLAQNMFAQMNTERRNAGLQELQWSSTLYEYAIIRAREIAIKFAHERPDGSSWDSINPDLIYAENLATRAFSVDAAMQGFMESPTHHANVLSPFPMGAVAVFKHSNGEWFWVQLYGY from the coding sequence ATGACAAAGAGAACCCTATGGATTTGTATTATAACGATCATGGTGTTAACTTTAGATTTTACTGTATCCGGTTCAGTGAAGGGTAATGTGGATAAACCAAATACAGTTCAAGCATTGGAACGCGATGGAACTGAGGATGTGTCATCTAAGAAAAGTGATAAAGCCAATGTTCCGGTCAAAAATGAATCAGGGACGCCTGCAGTCTCCCACGTAAAGCATGCAGTCGAAAAGCGTGTTGAAGAGAAACTGATTCAAGAGACATTTGCCTATGAAACAGAATATCGTGATGATGAAACACTTGCTAAAGGTGAAACCCGTATTGTACAAGCAGGTGTAGCAGGTATCGTGGATGTAAGATACCGTGACTATTACGAAAATAATGTTTTTGTGGGTACAGAGGTAGTGTCACGCGAGATTTCTGAAGAAGCAATTCCAGAAATATTACTCGTAGGAACCAAAGAAGGTGTGGTTGAGCCTGCACCAACAACGGGTGAATTGGATTTAACGCTTGCACAAAACATGTTTGCACAAATGAATACAGAGCGTCGCAATGCTGGTTTGCAAGAACTTCAATGGTCATCGACATTGTATGAATATGCAATAATTCGTGCACGCGAGATTGCCATTAAATTTGCCCATGAGCGCCCAGATGGAAGTTCGTGGGATAGCATAAATCCTGATTTGATTTATGCAGAGAATCTTGCAACGCGTGCATTCAGTGTTGATGCTGCAATGCAAGGATTCATGGAGTCCCCAACACACCATGCTAATGTTTTATCGCCGTTTCCGATGGGCGCTGTTGCTGTTTTTAAACACAGTAATGGTGAGTGGTTTTGGGTCCAATTGTATGGATACTAA